The Arachis ipaensis cultivar K30076 chromosome B05, Araip1.1, whole genome shotgun sequence nucleotide sequence CAGACAAAGCTTGGGGCTatgatccgtcaccttataacttggtctttattgtgcattataagttataactcggccttaattatcatttattttgTAACCGACACCTTCATTACTAACTTAATGACCATTATTCTGACTTAATGATCAACGGTCATACCATCAACTCTATTCATCATCTTTATGCCTATAAAAGGCACCAATTTCTATATACACCGGACATTTTAGATATATTCTATATACATTCTATATACAttttatattcatagaattattataatataCAACACATGATGACttctatttcatgtcttacattctatattcatataattatttttatacctcttaaacacttactgacttgagcgtcgggatgtcttttgcaggtacccacccccttGTTCTCTCCTTGCCGACATATAACTCATCCAACGAGAAGCTTGAAAACATTCATCGTCGGACGAGCTATACACCGGCTAAACTCAGCAAGAACAGATTTAATGTTTTGTATATCATATTAAATTGATCTAATtacgaaaataataaaaagtgtaagaattcaataaaaaaaaattgaaattatttttttataaagttGAAAATTTGCATTCTTATATCTCATCTACAACTGTAAATGAAATTACCTTATACGTATCTCCTGCACATGATAAACAAAATAAGTATAAATCGTGTCAGGATTACAGTATTCAACGATTTGAGACCTTTATTCCAATGGGTCCTTTATACCTTTCCTATGGCTGCTTCAGAAATCGCATCGTAGATCGTAGTCACAATCGCAGTCCATAGCATTCAAAGTCCAAACCCTTCAAAACTCCCAAAAACAAATCCCTAATCTCACGCCCATCACCAATGGCGTCGACAGCACGATCTTCGTCCACGCTCCTCAAGCGATTCCTGGCCACGCGACTCAACCAGTCCCGCTCCGTTACCTACATGCCCCGTCCCGGAGACGGCGCCCCGCGCGCCGTCACACTGATTCCCGGCGATGGGATCGGTCCTCTGGTCACCGGTGCCGTTGAGCAGGTGATGGAGGCGATACACGCGCCGGTGTACTTCGAGAAGTTCGAGGTCCACGGCGACATGAAGGCGGTGCCGCCGGCGGTGATTGAGTCGATCCGGAAGAACAAGGTGTGCCTCAAGGGAGGACTAGCGACGCCGATGGGCGGCGGTGTGAGCTCACTGAACGTGCAGCTGAGGAAGGAGCTCGACCTCTACGCTTCACTCGTCAACTGTTTCAACCTCCCTGGTATCACCACGCGCCACAACAACGTCGACATCGTCGTAATCAGGGAGAACACCGAAGGCGAGTACTCCGGCCTCGAGCACGAGGTCGTCCCCGGCGTCGTTGAAAGCCTCAAGGTGAATTTCGATTTCCGATTTGTTTtcttgtggaattgtgaaatggAGTTCCTATTCAAATTTTTGTATGCATAAAAATTGTTTAATACGCAGGTATATAGATATTTGTTTAGCGTTTTGGTTATGGATTCATTGTTCTCAATATAAAAGAAATTATTTAATTGTAGAAGTGATTTTTGTGTATTGAAGTAGATAAGTTGatggtttttctttcttttatagtttTGTTTTTGGCGTTTGGCTCATCCTGTGGTTTGTTTGTTGGGATCGATTGTGGATAGAACTGATTAGTTACTTGTAGTTTGTCATGTAGATTATTGTTGATAGTGACAACCTGGGATATACTTATATGTTGTGCTTTGTGAGGTCACCTTAGGTCCAAATGCACATTAACATCTTGCATTCTCACATTTCTCCATGCAACAAAATCTGAAACTCTTAAAAAACATTATATGGGCTCCATTTGATCAAGAAAGTTATCAATCATGAATGCTAATGAGGAAGAAAAACAGCGCTTATCAATTGAAAAATTTTCTGGGAATCACTGCTAtcattttttcccctttttgggACTTGATCTGATGTTTTCTGTACGAGTTGTGTACGGCTGCCTTGTGTGCTTTCAAGTTATTACCCCAAAGATTGTAGAATTGTGGACATGATCCCAAGATTTCCCAGTTTTTAGGAGAGTATTTTATGAATAATTGAGCTACTTCTGTAATTCTCTATTGATTTTTTCCTggaatgtttatatatatatatcattattCTCATGATGTTAGCGGCTTGACATTGTGTAGTATGGGTTTTCTGTTTGCACCTCATACTAATGTGATGCTAGGTAATAACGAAGTTCTGTTCGGAGCGCATTGCTAAATATGCTTTCGAGTATGCTTACCTTAATAACAGAAAGAAAGTGACTGCTGTGCACAAAGCAAACATTATGAAGCTTGCAGATGGTTTATTCTTGGAATCTTGTCGGGAGGTTGCAACAAAGTATCCCGGAATCAAGTATAACGAAATTATTGTAGATAACTGCTGCATGCAGCTTGTATCAAAGCCTGAGCAGTTTGATGTCATGGTATTCATTATGTTATCCTTGCCCTTAACTATATCTTTTTGCTTTTGTTTGATATATTTATGGAATAATTACAAGGATCAAAACCTGTTCGACTCAGAGTCTGTTACTGGCCGTGCTCTATTGCTGTCAGTTTATTGTTGAGACAAGCCACACTACTCTGCAATTATTGTGGATCCAATTatgtttatctatttattttcctcttctgatcttttattaaacttttgcATGAAAAATACCTGGTGTGGGGTTTATAACAGACATATTCTGCCGGCTGAAATAAACATCAACTTGTTTCTCTTATTCCTGTGGAAAAGGATAAAGTAAGAACTTAGAAATAATAAATGGTGCATTATTTGCCTGAGTCGAGCTGGATGTAGACTTAATGTGTATAATATAGGAGAAAAACATGAATTTTGCTCCCCACACCCACCAAAaccgaaaaaaagaaagaaggttCAACTTAGGAAAATTGCAATTTGTGATTGATCAACCTGATGGTTGTCTCTTTCAACTCATTGGCCCATTCAATTTCTGTCAATTTTTAATCAAAAGGAAGGGTTTTAATGGGCACTTTTTCCACTTGCTAGGTGACCCCCAATCTGTATGGAAATCTCGTTGCAAATACAGCAGCAGGTATTGCTGGAGGTACTGGTGTCATGCCAGGAGGTATGGTTATTATTTACAGAAGTATAGAAACTCAGAGCTCTAATTTGATCATGATGCCATTTTTCTCATCAAATAACATCTTACTTTATGTTGTCATCATTGTTATGAGATGTATGATCAATGTTCAAATTGTTGAGAGTCTACTGCATGTTTGTCTATTACTCTAGTTCTCTTGGGCGATTATTTTGAGGAGCATTTTATGGGTTTGAAATTTGCAAATAAAAGTGTAGGTAAAATAGAGATTGCATCTTAAGGTTGTATAAAATTTAGAATATCAAGTTGTTTACCTGCCATTGGGTTGAAGCAGTGGAGGAAACAGCAGCTTGGCAGCCAATGTGGTGTTTATTAGTTGTCAAAGGTAGTGATATGACAACTAAAGCAAAATTAGTAGTGGAGTCAGTGAATAATGGTTAAAAATTGTCATTACTATAGTTGTGTCAATGTTTCTTGTAGTGGAATGTTGGTTAGGGCTAGAATTCATGGTCGTTAAATTATTGAGTAACCTATGGTTAACTTGCAGTTGTgtgaatttgaaattttgaattaacTTGGGTGAATTATTTTAGGAAAACTCTAGTCTCTCAAACACATGAGTCTTTAGCAGGTAGCTCTCTTAAATTGAGACTTCAAAATTGAAGATCTTCATGTATTCAAGATATTTTTATTGTTAGCATCATGAAGTTTTAGATGCTACTTTGCTTTTGTTTCTAGTTGTATTTCATCTTTTTACAACTAGTGTTTACTTCACTATGGTGTTGCAAGTAACATCTTGACTATTATGAGTTCAAAATTTGAGATTACGTATCAACTCAGGAGTACAGTGACTTGTGCTAAAATAGTGATAACAAGCCTGTTGTTGTGGTTGCAATTATTGTGGTGGACACTGGTGGTACAGCAATCTGTTTCCCCTTGTATTGTATTATTGTtgttcttgcttttttttttaccCAAGTAGGATGGGGATTGTGGAGTTGTGAAGAGTGTCCGGATAAAAGTGATTATTCATAATACGTATACTGCATCCTTTATGTCATTGCTTGAAAATATCAAAATCATAAATGCCATGCTATTGCAGGAAATGTTGGGGCTGAGCATGCTGTGTTTGAGCAAGGTGCTTCAGCTGGGAATGTTGGCAGTGGGAAGGAAGTGGAAGAGAAGAAAGCCAACCCTGTGGCGCTGCTTCTTTCGTCAGCCATGATGCTGAGACACCTTCAGTTTCCTGCATTTGCTGACAGACTGGAAACTGCTGTGAAACGTGTAATTCTAGAGGGTCAATGCCGGACACATGACCTTGGAGGGACAAGCACCACTCAAGAGGTTGTTGATGCTGTGTTAGATGCTTTAAACTGAATAAGTGATTAACCTACTTTCTGACCTTGCAAACGAAGTCAGCTTCGTATATTCTTTTCAACTAATTATATCAACATTAATTGAGCTCCCATGAGAGTTGAATTTGGCAAATTTTTTGTGCTAAATAATGTCTATTCAACATAGAAGATGATGTGATGAGAATTTATTTATTCTGTACTTTTTAAACTTGTTTTTACTGTGCTTTATGAGTCGtttgataattttttatgttgACCCTACACAAACACAAACAATTTAGTATTCTTGTTTAAGTACTCATATAAGTTCAGAGTGGTTTAGTCGGTGTCACATGTTTATTAGTAGTTACTATACTTCAGAAGAGGTGAAATTTCAAATCACCTACTCTCACCACACTTCGTCCAATTCTTACATGAATTAGTCTTATATTTTCTTGTATGAATTAGTATTAGTTCGGACGCATTTTGTTGTCATGGAAGTAAAAAATAACCTAAATTTGAACAAAAATGGCTATGTTATAACGATAAAGATAAGAATTATGTATGTTTGAATACCTTTGATATACATCTAGTTGTCATGGAAGTAAAAAATAACCTAAATTTGAACAAAAATGGCTATGTTATAACGATAAAGATAAGAATTATGTATATTTGAATATCTTTGATATACAtctaaaaaagatttgatttacaTCAAAATGTTGTGGATAAGTATTGAGTACANNNNNNNNNNNNNNNNNNNNNNNNNNNNNNNNNNNNNNNNNNNNNNNNNNNNNNNNNNNNNNNNNNNNNNNNNNNNNNNNNNNNNNNNNNNNNNNNNNNNNNNNNNNNNNNNNNNNNNNNNNNNNNNNNNNNNNNNNNNNNNNNNNNNNNNNNNNNNNNNNNNNNNNNNNNNNNNNNNNNNNNNNNNNNNNNNNNNNNNNNNNNNNNNNNNNNNNNNNNNNNNNNNNNNNNNNNNNNNNNNNNNNNNNNNNNNNNNNNNNNNNNNNNNNNNNNNNNNNNNNNNNNNNNNNNNNNNNNNNNNNNNNNNNNNNNNNNNNNNNNNNNNNNNNNNNNNNNNNNNNNNNNNNNNNNNNNNNNNNNNNNNNNNNNNNNNNNNNNNNNNNNNNNNNNNNNNNNNNNNNNNNNNNNNNNNNNNNNNNNNNNNNNNNNNNNNNNNNNNNNNNNNNNNNNNNNNNNNNNNNNNNNNNNNNNNNNNNNNNNNNNNNNNNNNNNNNNNNNNNNNNNNNNNNNNNNNNNNNNNNNNNNNNNNNNNNNNNNNNNNNNNNNNNNNNNNNNNNNNNNNNNNNNNNNNNNNNNNNNNNNNNNNNNNNNNNNNNNNNNNNNNNNNNNNNNNNNNNNNNNNNNNNNNNNNNNNNNNNNNNNNNNNNNNNNNNNNNNNNNNNNNNNNNNNNNNNNNNNNNNNNNNNNNNNNNNNNNNNNNNNNNNNNNNNNNNNNNNNNNNNNNNNNNNNNNNNNNNNNNNNNNNNNNNNNNNNNNNNNNNNNNNNNNNNNNNNNNNNNNNNNNNNNNNNNNNNNNNNNNNNNNNNNNNNNNNNNNNNNNNNNNNNNNNNNNNNNNNNNNNNNNNNNNNNNNNNNNNNNNNNNNNNNNNNNNNNNNNNNNNNNNNNNNNNNNNNNNNNNNNNNNNNNNNNNNNNNNNNNNNNNNNNNNNNNNNNNNNNNNNNNNNNNNNNNNNNNNNNNNNNNNNNNNNNNNNNNNNNNNNNNNNNNNNNNNNNNNNNNNNNNNNNNNNCTATTCTgatttcttctattttaatttttaaattttttttgtcaatgATCGGCATCTTCATCTTTGTAAGGTTATAATTAGAGTTCAAATTCAATGGACAAATACGAATCACTGCTAATTGTACGGTGGACAACCTTTAAACAAGGTCATCCTTGTGCTTACATAGAGATTCATTAATCATTACAGAGGGCGCATTTATTTTTCTGGCATTCATCATTCTTAACATACAAAAGAAGGCATTTTACTTCTTATAAAAAATGTATCATTATCAATAGTTTGaacatcatcatcttttttttgcCTTCCAAACAAAGTTTGTACTAACTTAATTGATATCGCTCTCTGGTTGGGGTTGAAGGTCTGCATGATGAGCTTGAGCTTTTCTTCTGCGCTCATTGTGACTGGCCAATCTTTCTCTGCAGCTCCTTTTGTTGTCATCAAATAGGGCTAGCTCATGAAATCTGCATATATGCCATTCAATCTAACAAACAGCGAGTATACAGTACACATGCGCCAATATCAAATATAGGATTAAGAATAATATATAAGAGATGACATACTTGCTACACTGTTGGCAGAATCTTTGCCGAGTGCCAGAAACTAAGACAACCGGAGCTTTAGCATGTCGCTCGCAAACCTTGTGACGGCGATTGTATCTTTTAGCAGCTTGCAAGTCTGCTAGGCATTCATCTGCTTGACAACAGTAAGACAAAGCAGTACAACTAGAAGACGAATTCCATCTACTTGATCCATCAGCATAAACCAACCTTATTGTTATCTTCTGCTTTCTCCTCCTCTCGTCATGCACTGCTTCTTCCCCCAAATTTTGTtgttctccttcttcttcctctgttCTGTGatccatttcttttctttctttctttcttactggCAGAGTTTTTGCATTATTAATGGAAACATCTAGAAGTAGCTAGATTTATGAAGTTATATCTGTGAGTGTAGATATGTAAGGAAGGCAACTCCGCCAGTTAAGCTCACGTCCGTACACAATTTATGGACCAATGGGAaccaaaatattaaattatcctATATGTATTGGCATTCACTTTATCACTTCTcaattttaatatgatttttgTTATGTTATCTATGGTTTTATAAAGTAAAAATagtgaaaataaaattataaagataaatattattataactaagttttaaaaattttacttttaaaaaagaaGATACAAAAATTTGTAATTTGTNNNNNNNNNNNNNNNNNNNNNNNNNNNNNNNNNNNNNNNNNNNNNNNNNNNNNNNNNNNNNNNNNNNNNNNNNNNNNNNNNNNNNNNNNNNNNNNNNNNNNNNNNNNNNNNNNNNNNNNNNNNNNNNNNNNNNNNNNNNNNNNNNNNNNNNNNNNNNNNNNNNNNNNNNNNNNNNNNNNNNNNNNNNNNNNNNNNNNNNNNNNNNNNNNNNNNNNNNNNNNNNNNNNNNNNNNNNNNNNNNNNNNNNNNNNNNNNNNNNNNNNNNNNNNNNNNNNNNNNNNNNNNNNNNNNNNNNNNNNNNNNNNNNNNNNNNNNNNNNNNNNNNNNNNNNNNNNNNNNNNNNNNNNNNNNNNNNNNNNNNNNNNNNNNNNNNNNNNNNNNNNNNNNNNNNNNNNNNNNNNNNNNNNNNNNNNNNNNNNNNNNNNNNNNNNNNNNNNNNNNNNNNNNNNNNNNNNNNNNNNNNNNNNNNNNNNNNNNNNNNNNNNNNNNNNNNNNNNNNNNNNNNNNNNNNNNNNNNNNNNNNNNNNNNNNNNNNNNNNNNNNNNNNNNNNNNNNNNNNNNNNNNNNNNNNNNNNNNNNNNNNNNNNNNNNNNNNNNNNNNNNNNNNNNNNNNNNNNNNNNNNNNNNNNNNNNNNNNNNNNNNNNNNNNNNNNNNNNNNNNNNNNNNNNNNNNNNNNNNNNNNNNNNNNNNNNNNNNNNNNNNNNNNNNNNNNNNNNNNNNNNNNNNNNNNNNNNNNNNNNNNNNNNNNNNNNNNNNNNNNNNNNNNNNNNNNNNNNNNNNNNNattagttttaattaaaatattaaatatgtattattttaaataattttatatttattattattatttttattatatatatcttGATAAATAAAATTGTAAAACATAACTATTAATTTGCTCTGGTATATAAAATAAGGAGAGTAAGGAATAAAAGACACTGATGTACTACAAAGATTAGGCACACATTATTGCAGACGGTCAGTTTCAGTACGTACAAATTTTAGTCATGGCGACGCATGAAAGACTTTTTGAGAATGGAGAAGAGATGTATAATAGCAGATCCTTTTTTATTAGGTGTAGATGCCTATTACATTATACGTTTAATCTTCACCCTCCATTCCATTATGCGCTGGATAAATACCAACCATGAGATCCAATAGTTAGATATGCGTTGGATAATTTTGCACTGTTAGATCGGACGGATGTATTTTGATCCACCGAAAGCCTTATTTTAACTGAATGGCAACACGAGTGataagaataaaatataatttttttggtatgaaaataaaaaggaataatCATATTCTTAACTTAGAGATTCctacttttagataaaaaaaattaaaagtattgattttataataaaataatataaattttcaatcatTTTAATTAGACAATCGCttctgataaaaaaaattatttaaatttttatttttatttttgcgaGACAATACGATATTTTTGTAAATTTTACCAATGTGAAGAATTAAAAATGATCGAGAtttatttatttctaaatttaaattagtaagaagtctatttatttttattcacaATCTTAAGAATAAAATGAATAATCATACTCATAATTTAAAGATAGGTCTATCTAAGTCTATCTCTAAAGACAAATCTACCtctaaacaaaaaattcaaatataatgATTTTATAGTAAATTAATATAAATCCTCAatcattttattaatttattacagAAGAAACTACTAATTCgatctttattattttttatcaaggACAACCACTTCTAATAAAAAAATCTACTTaaacttttatttttagtttttgtaaCATAAGGTaacatttttataaattttgcTATTAAGCACTAATAAAAGTTGTTGACACATTAATTGACAAGGTAGATATTAAGTACCAACAtgaatttatttgtttttaaatttaaattagtaaagaGTTTATTTGTTTCTGTTCACTTAGACAAATGACGTCATTTTAACATTAGTTAAGAGTTCATNNNNNNNNNNNNNNNNNNNNNNNNNNNNNNNNNNNNNNNNNNNNNNNNNNNNNNNNNNNNNNNNNNNNNNNNNNNNNNNNNNNNNNNNNNNNNNNNNNNNNNNNNNNNNNNNNNNNNNNNNNNNNNNNNNNNNNNNNNNNNNNNNNNNNNNNNNNNNNNNNNNNNNNNNNNNNNNNNNNNNNNNNNNNNNNNNNNNNNNNNNNNNNNNNNNNNNNNNNNNNNNNNNNNNNNNNNNNNNNNNNNNNNNNNNNNNNNNNNNNNNNNNNNNNNNNNNNNNNNNNNNNNNNNNNNNNNNNNNNNNNNNNNNNNNNNNNNNNNNNNNNNNNNNNNNNNNNNNNNNNNNNNNNNNNNNNNNNNNNNNNNNNNNNNNNNNNNNNNNNNNNNNNNNNNNNNNNNNNNNNNNNNNNNNNNNNNNNNNNNNNNNNNNNNNNNNNNNNNNNNNNNNNNNNNNNNNNNNNNNNNNNNNNNNNNNNNNNNNNNNNNNNNNNNNNNNNNNNNNNNNNNNNNNNNNNNNNNNNNNNNNNNNNNNNNNNNNNNNNNNNNNNNNNNNNNNNNNNNNNNNNNNNNNNNNNNNNNNNNNNNNNNNNNNNNNNNNNNNNNNNNNNNNNNNNNNNNNNNNNNNNNNNNNNNNNNNNNNNNNNNNNNNNNNNNNNNNNNNNNNNNNNNNNNNNNNNNNNNNNNNNNNNNNNNNNNNNNNNNNNNNNNNNNNNNNNNNNNNNNNNNNNNNNNNNNNNNNNNNNNNNNNNNNNNNNNNNNNNNNNNNNNNNNNNNNNNNNNNNNNNNNNNNNNNNNNNNNNNNNNNNNNNNNNNNNNNNNNNNNNNNNNNNNNNNNNNNNNNNNNNNNNNNNNNNNNNNNNNNNNNNNNNNNNNNNNNNNNNNNNNNNNNNNNNNNNNNNNNNNNNNNNNNNNNNNNNNNNNNNNNNNNNNNNNNNNNNNNNNNNNNNNNNNNNNNNNNNNNNNNNNNNNNNNNNNNNNNNNNNNNNNNNNNNNNNNNNNNNNNNNNNNNNNNNNNNNNNNNNNNNNNNNNNNNNNNNNNNNNNNNNNNNNNNNNNNNNNNNNNNNNNNNNNNNNNNNNNNNNNNNNNNNNNNNNNNNNNNNNNNNNNNNNNNNNNNNNNNNNNNNNNNNNNNNNNNNNNNNNNNNNNNNNNNNNNNNNNNNNNNNNNNNNNNNNNNNNNNNNNNNNNNNNNNNNNNNNNNNNNNNNNNNNNNNNNNNNNNNNNNNNNNNNNNNNNNctaatactaaataaaataaaatacacataTAGAATCATAAGTCAGACATCAATGAAGATTTAGTAATACAAaggagtaaagtatcatttttgtcccgaTATTt carries:
- the LOC107642519 gene encoding isocitrate dehydrogenase [NAD] regulatory subunit 1, mitochondrial isoform X2, giving the protein MASTARSSSTLLKRFLATRLNQSRSVTYMPRPGDGAPRAVTLIPGDGIGPLVTGAVEQVMEAIHAPVYFEKFEVHGDMKAVPPAVIESIRKNKVCLKGGLATPMGGGVSSLNVQLRKELDLYASLVNCFNLPGITTRHNNVDIVVIRENTEGEYSGLEHEVVPGVVESLKVITKFCSERIAKYAFEYAYLNNRKKVTAVHKANIMKLADGLFLESCREVATKYPGIKYNEIIVDNCCMQLVSKPEQFDVMVTPNLYGNLVANTAAGIAGGTGVMPGGKL
- the LOC107642519 gene encoding isocitrate dehydrogenase [NAD] regulatory subunit 1, mitochondrial isoform X1 yields the protein MASTARSSSTLLKRFLATRLNQSRSVTYMPRPGDGAPRAVTLIPGDGIGPLVTGAVEQVMEAIHAPVYFEKFEVHGDMKAVPPAVIESIRKNKVCLKGGLATPMGGGVSSLNVQLRKELDLYASLVNCFNLPGITTRHNNVDIVVIRENTEGEYSGLEHEVVPGVVESLKVITKFCSERIAKYAFEYAYLNNRKKVTAVHKANIMKLADGLFLESCREVATKYPGIKYNEIIVDNCCMQLVSKPEQFDVMVTPNLYGNLVANTAAGIAGGTGVMPGGNVGAEHAVFEQGASAGNVGSGKEVEEKKANPVALLLSSAMMLRHLQFPAFADRLETAVKRVILEGQCRTHDLGGTSTTQEVVDAVLDALN
- the LOC110271700 gene encoding squamosa promoter-binding-like protein 3 isoform X2, translated to MDHRTEEEEGEQQNLGEEAVHDERRRKQKITIRLVYADGSSRWNSSSSCTALSYCCQADECLADLQAAKRYNRRHKVCERHAKAPVVLVSGTRQRFCQQCSKLNGIYADFMS
- the LOC110271700 gene encoding squamosa promoter-binding-like protein 3 isoform X1, which gives rise to MDHRTEEEEGEQQNLGEEAVHDERRRKQKITIRLVYADGSSRWNSSSSCTALSYCCQADECLADLQAAKRYNRRHKVCERHAKAPVVLVSGTRQRFCQQCSKFHELALFDDNKRSCRERLASHNERRRKAQAHHADLQPQPESDIN